The proteins below are encoded in one region of Ereboglobus luteus:
- the aepY gene encoding phosphonopyruvate decarboxylase, whose translation MLDTRQYGNFLKQKGYTFYSGVPCSFLKDLINYAINECEYVMAANEGDAAAICAGASLAGKKNVLLMQNSGLGNAVSPLTSLNKVFDIPVLGFVSLRGEQGIPDEPQHELMGRITEAMLATMEIDWDYLSADFEEAQKQLEKADDYINANKSFFFVVRKNTFSKVLLNKNNEPNAGLPKRGELIETVLNTCAGDTAFIATTGFTGRELSQIKDGANNFYMVGSLGCASSLALGLSLAKPSQKVVVFDGDSALLMRMGALAVNAYYAPKNFCHIVFDNQAHESTGGQFNVSCNMDYEGLAKSCGYKTVKTVATKDELQSLLADWNANGGMMFIHAKIAQGTLENLERPKTKPREVAKRFSTYIQGK comes from the coding sequence ATGCTGGATACTCGACAATATGGCAATTTTCTGAAGCAAAAGGGTTATACCTTCTATAGCGGCGTGCCCTGCTCGTTTTTAAAGGATTTGATAAATTACGCCATCAACGAATGCGAATACGTCATGGCTGCCAACGAGGGTGATGCCGCCGCGATCTGCGCGGGCGCGAGTCTTGCGGGGAAAAAAAACGTTTTGCTCATGCAAAACTCGGGACTGGGAAACGCAGTCTCGCCGCTCACCTCCCTCAACAAGGTGTTCGATATTCCCGTATTGGGTTTCGTGAGCCTGCGCGGCGAGCAGGGAATACCCGACGAGCCACAGCACGAGCTCATGGGCCGGATCACCGAGGCGATGCTCGCGACGATGGAGATAGACTGGGATTATTTGTCCGCTGATTTTGAGGAGGCGCAAAAACAACTGGAAAAGGCGGATGATTATATAAACGCCAACAAGTCGTTCTTTTTTGTTGTCCGGAAAAACACATTTTCAAAGGTTTTGCTGAATAAAAACAATGAGCCCAACGCCGGTTTGCCCAAGCGCGGGGAGCTCATTGAAACGGTGTTGAATACATGCGCCGGCGACACGGCCTTCATAGCGACAACCGGGTTTACGGGGCGGGAGCTTTCTCAAATCAAGGACGGCGCGAATAATTTTTACATGGTGGGCTCGTTGGGCTGCGCATCCTCGCTGGCGCTGGGCCTGTCCCTGGCCAAGCCGTCCCAAAAGGTGGTTGTTTTCGACGGGGATTCCGCCCTGTTGATGCGCATGGGGGCGCTTGCGGTGAACGCATATTATGCACCGAAAAACTTCTGCCATATTGTATTCGACAACCAGGCGCATGAGTCAACGGGCGGCCAGTTCAACGTGTCCTGCAACATGGATTATGAGGGGCTGGCAAAATCCTGCGGTTACAAGACGGTCAAAACGGTCGCGACGAAGGATGAGTTGCAATCACTCCTGGCGGATTGGAATGCAAACGGCGGCATGATGTTTATCCATGCAAAAATCGCGCAGGGAACGCTTGAAAATTTGGAGCGCCCAAAAACAAAGCCGCGCGAGGTCGCCAAGAGGTTTTCTACATATATACAAGGGAAATAA
- the aepX gene encoding phosphoenolpyruvate mutase, with translation MKTIYLSITGDIIHPGIINIIKKAAEYGELTVGLLTDSAILTHKRLPYLTFDQRKSVVENIKGVARVLPQEHWSDIPNLKKYKFDYVIHGDDWKKGRMSEERARVIAFMKKAGRRVIEIPYTQGINSSQLVENMKTVGTTPEIRLGMLRRLLEAKPFLRILEVHSGLSGLIAENVEIEKENGKQYFDGMWSSSLTDSTSKGKPDIEAVDLTTRLQDLTNILECTTKPIIYDGDTGGLPDHFVFTVRTLERNGISAIIIEDKTGLKKNSLLGTSAIQQLAPVGDFCEKISAGKKAQVTKDFMIFARLESLIAGFPVKDALARALAYVKAGADGVMIHSKEKSGRDIKSFCRLFRAHYKTVPIVVVPTTYNQITEKELQRWGATIVIYANHLLRSSYPAMLKTAKCILKNGRSLEADKYCMSVKQILELIPGTK, from the coding sequence ATGAAAACAATATATCTGAGCATCACCGGGGATATTATTCATCCTGGAATTATTAACATTATAAAAAAAGCGGCCGAATACGGGGAGCTGACGGTGGGCTTGCTCACCGACTCGGCCATCTTAACCCACAAGCGCCTGCCCTATCTGACATTCGACCAGCGAAAAAGCGTGGTGGAAAACATAAAGGGAGTGGCGCGCGTCTTGCCCCAGGAGCACTGGAGCGACATTCCCAACCTGAAAAAATACAAATTCGATTATGTGATTCATGGCGACGACTGGAAGAAGGGCCGCATGAGCGAGGAGCGGGCGCGCGTTATCGCCTTTATGAAAAAGGCGGGCCGCCGGGTCATAGAAATTCCCTACACGCAGGGCATAAACTCATCGCAGCTTGTCGAGAATATGAAAACCGTGGGCACGACCCCGGAAATCAGGCTCGGAATGCTCCGCCGCTTGCTGGAGGCCAAGCCGTTTCTCCGCATCCTGGAGGTGCACTCGGGGCTTTCCGGCCTTATCGCTGAAAATGTGGAGATCGAAAAGGAAAACGGAAAACAATATTTCGACGGCATGTGGTCCTCCAGTTTGACGGATTCGACATCGAAGGGAAAACCGGACATCGAGGCCGTGGACCTGACCACAAGATTGCAGGATTTGACAAATATACTGGAGTGCACCACCAAGCCCATAATATACGACGGGGACACGGGGGGATTGCCCGATCATTTTGTGTTCACCGTTCGCACGCTGGAGCGAAACGGCATCTCGGCGATTATTATCGAGGACAAGACGGGGTTGAAAAAGAATTCACTCCTGGGCACGTCCGCCATCCAACAGCTTGCCCCGGTTGGTGATTTTTGCGAAAAAATAAGCGCGGGGAAAAAGGCGCAGGTAACAAAGGACTTTATGATTTTTGCGAGACTCGAAAGTCTCATTGCCGGCTTCCCCGTCAAGGATGCGCTGGCGAGGGCGCTCGCGTATGTGAAGGCGGGGGCCGACGGCGTCATGATTCACAGCAAGGAAAAATCGGGCCGGGATATAAAGTCGTTTTGCCGCTTGTTCAGGGCTCACTACAAGACCGTTCCGATTGTCGTGGTTCCCACCACGTATAATCAAATAACCGAAAAGGAGCTTCAGCGATGGGGCGCGACCATTGTGATTTATGCAAACCACCTCCTTCGCTCCTCCTATCCCGCAATGCTTAAAACGGCAAAGTGTATATTAAAAAACGGGCGATCCCTTGAGGCCGACAAATACTGCATGTCGGTGAAACAAATTCTGGAACTTATTCCCGGGACAAAATAG
- a CDS encoding LicD family protein, which produces MNKNTKANRTLREVQLRLLKILQATDAIFKKHDIPYWLESGTLLGAVRHKGFIPWDDDIDIGVRMEDYPRINEILQKSSAAFPADAVYMSRETHWSHHHGSPRIVDTGSMGDKEYRILGCRRVRGQHPFLDIFPFQRYPYPTREMMKKSKRASVLLKPVRVFSGRLHYKLFEAQMRKLSTPDAEYYGYATLRKIPTTPYKDFFPLGTVEFEGGSYPAPHNYDQYLRDWYGPDYMTPVGDSGHLRWLKERK; this is translated from the coding sequence ATGAACAAAAACACAAAGGCGAACCGAACGCTCAGGGAAGTCCAGCTCCGGCTGCTCAAAATACTTCAGGCGACCGACGCAATATTTAAGAAACACGACATCCCCTACTGGCTCGAAAGCGGCACGCTGCTCGGCGCGGTTCGCCACAAGGGATTCATTCCCTGGGACGATGACATTGATATTGGCGTGCGCATGGAGGACTACCCGCGCATCAATGAAATATTGCAAAAATCATCGGCGGCATTTCCCGCCGATGCCGTCTATATGTCGAGGGAAACGCACTGGAGCCACCACCACGGCTCGCCTCGCATTGTCGACACGGGCTCGATGGGCGACAAGGAGTATCGAATCCTGGGCTGCCGGCGAGTCAGGGGGCAGCATCCGTTTCTGGATATTTTCCCGTTCCAAAGATATCCCTACCCGACGCGCGAAATGATGAAAAAAAGCAAGCGCGCGAGTGTTCTGCTAAAACCCGTGCGCGTGTTTTCGGGCCGCCTGCATTACAAACTGTTTGAGGCGCAAATGCGGAAGCTCTCGACTCCGGACGCGGAATATTATGGTTACGCGACGCTGCGCAAGATTCCGACGACACCATATAAGGATTTTTTCCCGCTCGGAACCGTGGAGTTTGAGGGCGGCAGTTATCCGGCGCCGCATAATTATGACCAATACCTGAGGGACTGGTATGGGCCCGATTATATGACGCCTGTCGGAGATTCCGGGCACCTGCGGTGGCTGAAGGAGCGCAAATAA
- the ilvB gene encoding biosynthetic-type acetolactate synthase large subunit, protein MKPKTPLTTMTKKKYTGATLLTALLERQGIRQMPGIPGGAILPFYDALHTSPIQHILARHEQGAGFIAQGMARVTGRAAACVATSGPGATNLITAIADARLDSIPLVAITGQVAQSLIGTDAFQEVDFYGLTVPITKHNYLVRDVRELLHIVPEAFTLAESGRPGPVVIDIPKDVQIAAIELSDDELPAPGGCRPTPPAKDAEIDALARMLAKAQRPVLYLGGGIIAANASALAHELAKRLDAPAVSTLNALGAIPADSPHNMGMLGMHGTRATHTLLDECDLIIAIGARFDDRATGKVAEFCPRAAIAHIDIDRAEFGKIKRPHLSIEADAAEVLQRLLAHPLLHAEPGTPRASGWLARATALRDAHPLRHPSRETAPLHPVNICRFLAETLPSDAIIATDVGQHQMWVAQAYPFRSPRTLLTSGGLGTMGFGLPNAIGAAFAAPGKRIACVSGDGSLLMNIQELATLADHELSVAVLVFNNAHLGLVRQQQELFYGRRYEASRFETTPDFAALARAFGIRGHSIAANSADPLGDIAAALAQPGPCLIDIPIIATENVLPMVPPGAANNQSIEHAGAM, encoded by the coding sequence ATGAAACCAAAAACACCGCTCACCACCATGACCAAAAAGAAATACACAGGCGCCACGCTCCTGACCGCCTTGCTGGAACGCCAGGGCATTCGCCAAATGCCCGGCATACCCGGCGGCGCGATTCTGCCGTTCTACGACGCACTCCACACAAGCCCCATCCAGCATATTCTCGCCCGCCACGAGCAGGGCGCTGGCTTCATTGCTCAGGGAATGGCGCGGGTCACCGGACGCGCCGCGGCCTGTGTTGCCACTTCCGGCCCCGGCGCGACCAACCTCATCACCGCCATCGCCGACGCGCGCCTCGACTCGATTCCGCTCGTCGCCATCACCGGCCAGGTCGCGCAATCGCTCATAGGCACCGACGCATTTCAGGAGGTCGACTTCTACGGACTCACCGTCCCCATAACAAAACACAATTATCTCGTGCGCGATGTCCGCGAACTCCTCCACATTGTTCCCGAGGCGTTCACTCTCGCCGAATCCGGGCGCCCTGGCCCCGTCGTGATCGACATTCCCAAGGACGTGCAAATCGCCGCCATCGAACTTTCCGATGACGAACTCCCCGCGCCCGGCGGATGCCGCCCCACCCCGCCGGCAAAGGACGCCGAAATCGACGCGCTCGCGCGCATGCTCGCCAAGGCGCAGCGCCCCGTGCTTTATCTCGGCGGAGGCATCATCGCGGCCAACGCCTCCGCGCTCGCGCACGAACTCGCCAAACGCCTCGACGCGCCCGCCGTCAGCACGCTCAACGCCCTCGGCGCAATCCCCGCCGACAGCCCGCACAACATGGGCATGCTCGGCATGCACGGCACTCGCGCCACCCACACACTTCTCGATGAATGCGACCTGATCATCGCCATCGGCGCGCGTTTCGACGACCGCGCCACGGGCAAGGTCGCCGAGTTTTGCCCGCGCGCCGCCATCGCGCACATTGACATCGACCGCGCCGAGTTCGGCAAAATCAAACGTCCGCATCTTTCCATCGAAGCCGATGCCGCCGAAGTCCTCCAGCGACTGCTCGCGCATCCGCTCCTTCACGCCGAGCCCGGCACTCCCCGCGCTTCCGGATGGCTCGCCCGCGCCACAGCGCTCCGCGATGCGCATCCGCTCCGTCATCCTTCGCGCGAAACCGCGCCGTTGCATCCGGTGAACATCTGCCGGTTCCTCGCCGAAACGCTTCCGAGCGATGCGATCATCGCAACCGACGTCGGCCAGCATCAAATGTGGGTTGCGCAAGCCTATCCATTCCGATCGCCGCGCACACTGCTCACCTCCGGCGGACTCGGCACGATGGGTTTTGGCCTGCCAAACGCCATCGGCGCGGCGTTTGCCGCGCCCGGAAAACGCATCGCCTGCGTCAGTGGCGACGGCTCCCTGCTCATGAACATTCAGGAGCTCGCCACGCTCGCCGACCACGAACTGTCCGTCGCCGTTCTTGTTTTCAATAACGCGCATCTGGGCCTCGTGCGCCAGCAGCAGGAGCTGTTTTATGGACGCCGCTACGAGGCGTCGCGCTTTGAGACCACGCCCGATTTCGCCGCGCTTGCGCGCGCCTTTGGCATTCGCGGACACAGCATCGCCGCCAATTCCGCCGATCCGCTCGGCGACATCGCCGCCGCGCTCGCCCAGCCCGGCCCCTGCCTGATCGACATCCCGATCATCGCCACCGAAAACGTGCTTCCCATGGTTCCTCCCGGCGCTGCCAACAACCAGTCAATCGAGCATGCCGGGGCCATGTAA
- the ilvN gene encoding acetolactate synthase small subunit produces MNASTIAQTHIIDLRVRNHPGVMSHITGLFARRAFNLEAILCVPVSGNDESRMLLLVNDTPKLEQIERQLAKLHDVLAVRQRTDLPPDYFERLGKSI; encoded by the coding sequence ATGAACGCCTCCACTATCGCACAAACACACATCATCGACCTCCGCGTGCGCAATCATCCCGGAGTTATGTCGCACATCACAGGCCTCTTTGCGCGCCGCGCATTCAACCTTGAGGCGATTCTTTGCGTGCCCGTCTCCGGGAACGACGAAAGCCGCATGCTTCTCCTCGTAAACGACACGCCCAAGCTCGAACAAATCGAACGCCAGCTCGCCAAGCTCCACGACGTGCTCGCCGTGCGCCAGCGCACCGATCTGCCGCCCGATTATTTCGAGCGCCTTGGAAAAAGTATCTGA
- the fabG gene encoding 3-oxoacyl-[acyl-carrier-protein] reductase has translation MTFNNRIALVTGAGRGIGKAIAEMLAKNGVTVICVSKSPESCGSVAAAITAAGGKAEAVPVDVSDGPAVAKAAEALLAKYGKIDILINNAGITRDGLIARMSEDDWNAVIQTNLSSCFHWCKAIGWPMCRARHGRIVNIASVVGLIGNAGQANYAAAKGGMIAMTKSLAREFAKRNVTVNAVAPGFIQTDMTAALSEEVQKVAVAQVPMQRMGTPEDVANVVAFLSSEETGYITGQVFTVDGGMAM, from the coding sequence ATGACCTTTAACAACCGCATCGCACTCGTCACCGGCGCAGGCCGCGGCATCGGCAAAGCCATCGCCGAAATGCTCGCCAAGAACGGCGTCACAGTTATCTGCGTTTCCAAGTCGCCCGAAAGCTGCGGCTCGGTCGCCGCCGCCATCACCGCCGCCGGCGGCAAGGCCGAGGCCGTGCCCGTTGATGTGTCCGACGGCCCCGCCGTCGCCAAGGCAGCCGAGGCGCTCCTCGCCAAATACGGCAAAATCGACATCCTCATCAACAACGCCGGCATCACCCGCGACGGCCTCATAGCCCGCATGTCCGAGGACGACTGGAACGCCGTCATCCAGACCAATCTCTCCAGCTGCTTCCACTGGTGCAAGGCCATCGGCTGGCCCATGTGCCGCGCCCGCCATGGTCGCATCGTCAACATCGCCTCGGTCGTCGGGCTCATCGGCAACGCCGGCCAGGCCAACTACGCCGCGGCCAAGGGCGGCATGATCGCCATGACCAAGTCGCTCGCCCGCGAATTCGCCAAGCGCAATGTCACCGTAAACGCCGTCGCGCCCGGTTTCATCCAAACCGACATGACCGCCGCCCTAAGCGAAGAAGTTCAAAAAGTCGCCGTCGCCCAAGTTCCCATGCAGCGCATGGGCACCCCCGAGGACGTCGCCAATGTCGTCGCGTTCCTCTCCAGCGAAGAAACTGGCTACATAACGGGCCAAGTTTTTACGGTTGACGGCGGCATGGCAATGTGA
- the acpP gene encoding acyl carrier protein yields MADQKTIEQRVKEIIVNQLNVNEEQITPQASFLDDLGADSLDTVELIMAFEEEFKDEIKGEIPESDAEKLQTVGQVIDYIKSKAGA; encoded by the coding sequence ATGGCCGATCAAAAAACCATCGAACAACGCGTTAAGGAAATTATCGTTAACCAGCTTAACGTTAATGAAGAGCAGATCACTCCGCAGGCATCCTTCTTGGATGACCTCGGTGCCGATTCCCTCGACACAGTCGAGCTCATCATGGCTTTCGAAGAAGAGTTCAAGGATGAGATTAAGGGAGAAATCCCTGAATCCGACGCCGAGAAGCTCCAGACAGTCGGTCAAGTGATCGACTATATCAAGAGCAAGGCTGGAGCATAA
- a CDS encoding B12-binding domain-containing radical SAM protein encodes MRITLVHPAGFNFVPGQPDITTLANRMAPIGILSLAAWLEKHGHNATVHDCLGPRAPRTLEANADAILATNPDMVGFSATTAGFMDAADIAAIIKSRRPEIKTIFGNVHASAIGPKLLKHFPEIDYLCVGEGEGLMLDLVEGRALAEIPNLAYRDTSAPDGIRFNLRRSRIQDLDSLPFPAYEKLDGFPSGYHLPLFSYIKRWGATMITSRGCPYTCSFCDRTVFERLHRYNSAAYIYDHMRHLRDHFGVYHINIYDDLFTAHKKRVYELCELLINKPLGVGFNCAIRTGHDDLEMLKLLKRAGALMVSLGVESADPEMMRRHKAGVTLDAVRETVDRIHIAGLRAKGLFIFGLPGETPDTVRATSDFILSLDLDEMNMTKFSPLYGAPIWDECASGAEGAFTEDWRLLNCLNFTFIPKGFSSREEMDALYNWHIQRYYNSKPYRRRFAKHIWQHRWSLWHLVTHLPRTVQAARYFYANREKLEAMKKDFPLHPRQPVNLRATLGPELQADLNA; translated from the coding sequence ATGCGAATCACCCTCGTCCATCCCGCCGGCTTTAATTTTGTTCCCGGCCAGCCCGATATCACCACGCTTGCCAACCGCATGGCGCCCATAGGCATCCTTTCGCTTGCCGCCTGGCTCGAAAAACACGGCCACAACGCCACTGTGCACGACTGCCTCGGCCCCCGCGCGCCGCGCACCCTCGAGGCCAACGCCGACGCCATCCTCGCCACAAACCCCGACATGGTCGGGTTTTCCGCCACCACCGCCGGTTTCATGGATGCCGCCGATATCGCCGCCATCATCAAATCCCGTCGCCCTGAAATCAAAACCATCTTTGGCAACGTCCACGCCTCCGCCATCGGCCCCAAGCTCCTTAAACATTTCCCCGAAATCGACTACCTATGCGTCGGCGAGGGCGAAGGCCTCATGCTCGACCTCGTCGAAGGCCGCGCCCTAGCTGAAATCCCCAACCTCGCCTACCGCGACACCTCCGCCCCCGACGGCATCCGCTTCAACCTCCGTCGCTCCCGCATCCAGGACCTCGACTCGCTCCCCTTCCCCGCCTACGAAAAACTCGACGGCTTCCCCTCAGGTTATCACCTGCCGCTTTTTTCCTACATAAAACGTTGGGGTGCAACCATGATCACCTCGCGCGGCTGCCCATACACCTGCTCGTTTTGCGATCGCACTGTCTTTGAGCGACTCCACCGCTACAATTCCGCCGCCTACATCTACGACCACATGCGGCACCTTCGCGATCACTTCGGCGTTTATCACATCAATATTTACGACGATCTCTTCACCGCGCACAAAAAACGCGTTTACGAACTCTGCGAGCTCCTCATCAACAAACCGCTCGGAGTCGGCTTCAACTGCGCCATCCGCACCGGCCACGACGACCTCGAAATGCTGAAACTCCTCAAGCGCGCCGGCGCGCTCATGGTTTCGCTTGGCGTGGAGTCCGCCGATCCCGAAATGATGCGTCGCCACAAAGCCGGAGTCACCCTCGATGCCGTCCGCGAAACCGTTGATCGCATCCACATTGCCGGCCTTCGGGCCAAAGGGCTCTTCATTTTCGGCCTCCCCGGCGAAACCCCCGACACCGTCCGCGCCACCAGCGACTTCATCCTCTCGCTCGATCTTGACGAGATGAACATGACCAAGTTCAGCCCCCTCTACGGCGCCCCCATCTGGGATGAATGCGCGAGCGGCGCCGAGGGCGCGTTCACCGAGGACTGGCGGCTGCTCAACTGCCTCAATTTCACCTTTATCCCGAAAGGTTTTTCGAGCCGCGAGGAAATGGACGCCCTCTACAACTGGCACATCCAGCGCTACTATAACAGCAAACCCTACCGCCGCCGCTTCGCGAAACACATCTGGCAGCACCGCTGGAGCCTCTGGCACCTCGTCACCCACCTGCCCCGCACCGTGCAGGCCGCCCGCTATTTCTACGCCAACCGCGAAAAACTTGAGGCGATGAAAAAGGATTTTCCCCTGCACCCGCGCCAGCCGGTCAACCTCCGCGCCACACTCGGCCCCGAGTTGCAGGCGGACTTGAATGCGTGA